A portion of the Petrotoga mexicana DSM 14811 genome contains these proteins:
- the rpsJ gene encoding 30S ribosomal protein S10: MANNKYIKIRLKGYDHRLLDESSKKIIDAVKDTEAKVSGPIPLPNKRTVYSVIRSPHKYSYSMEQFEKVVHKRVIYIYNASSDTVTKLLKVNIPAGVSVDIKA, encoded by the coding sequence ATGGCCAATAATAAGTACATAAAAATTAGATTGAAAGGATACGACCATAGATTACTAGATGAATCATCAAAAAAAATTATTGATGCCGTAAAAGATACCGAAGCTAAAGTTTCTGGTCCTATTCCATTACCAAATAAGAGAACTGTATATTCGGTAATAAGATCCCCACACAAATATTCATATTCAATGGAACAATTTGAAAAAGTTGTTCATAAAAGAGTTATATATATCTACAATGCTTCATCAGATACGGTTACTAAACTGTTGAAAGTCAATATTCCAGCAGGAGTATCTGTAGACATAAAGGCTTAA
- the rpmC gene encoding 50S ribosomal protein L29: MRITEMRELTDEELNEELNNLKEKLFQLRFQLELGQLKNSSSIKQVKKDIARIKTILKERELGIRR; this comes from the coding sequence ATGAGAATAACTGAGATGAGAGAATTAACAGACGAAGAGCTCAATGAAGAATTAAACAATTTAAAGGAAAAATTATTTCAATTGAGGTTTCAACTTGAACTTGGACAACTAAAAAATTCTTCAAGTATCAAGCAAGTAAAGAAAGATATAGCTCGAATAAAGACCATCCTCAAAGAAAGGGAACTCGGAATAAGGAGGTAA
- the tuf gene encoding elongation factor Tu: MAKEKFVREKTHMNVGTIGHIDHGKTTLTAAISKALSYKGWADFTPFDMIDKAPEEKARGITINVSHIEYQTEKRHYAHIDCPGHADYIKNMITGAAQMDGAILVVAATDGVMPQTREHVLLARQVNVPAIAVFINKVDMVDDEELIDLVEMEVRDLLSSYEFPGDEVPVVKGSALKALEEDSPDGPWTQKIYELLDAIDNYFPDPVRETDKPFLMPIEDIFSITGRGTVVTGRIERGVVHTGDQVEIVGLSYETKKTVVTGVEMFRKILDEGEAGDNVGCLLRGIEKDEVKRGQVLAAPGSITPHKKFKAEVYVLKKEEGGRHTPFTKGYRPQFYIRTADVTGTLVEFSSGAEMVMPGDNINMTVELIYPVALEEGMRFAIREGGRTVGAGVVTEIIE, encoded by the coding sequence ATGGCTAAAGAGAAGTTTGTTAGGGAAAAGACACACATGAACGTAGGAACTATCGGTCATATTGACCACGGGAAAACAACTTTAACCGCCGCTATATCCAAGGCTTTATCTTACAAAGGCTGGGCAGATTTTACACCTTTTGACATGATAGATAAAGCTCCTGAAGAAAAAGCAAGGGGAATCACCATCAACGTTTCACACATTGAATATCAAACAGAAAAAAGGCATTATGCACATATAGATTGTCCAGGTCATGCGGACTACATAAAAAATATGATAACTGGGGCAGCTCAAATGGATGGAGCTATTTTGGTTGTAGCCGCAACTGATGGTGTTATGCCACAAACAAGGGAACATGTTTTGTTGGCAAGACAGGTTAACGTTCCTGCTATAGCTGTTTTTATAAACAAAGTTGACATGGTTGATGACGAAGAATTAATAGACTTAGTAGAAATGGAAGTTAGAGATCTCCTAAGTAGCTACGAATTTCCTGGAGATGAAGTCCCAGTTGTTAAAGGTTCTGCCCTAAAAGCATTGGAAGAAGACAGCCCAGACGGTCCTTGGACACAAAAGATATACGAACTTCTAGATGCGATTGATAATTACTTTCCAGATCCAGTCAGAGAAACTGATAAGCCTTTCTTAATGCCCATAGAAGATATTTTCAGCATTACTGGAAGGGGAACGGTTGTTACTGGAAGAATCGAAAGAGGTGTTGTTCACACTGGAGATCAAGTTGAAATAGTTGGTTTGAGCTATGAAACAAAAAAGACTGTTGTAACCGGTGTTGAGATGTTTAGAAAGATATTGGATGAAGGTGAAGCTGGAGACAACGTCGGATGTCTTTTAAGAGGTATAGAAAAAGATGAAGTAAAAAGAGGTCAAGTCCTCGCCGCTCCAGGTTCAATTACTCCTCACAAAAAATTCAAGGCTGAGGTATACGTATTGAAAAAGGAAGAGGGAGGAAGACACACACCCTTTACCAAAGGTTACAGACCTCAGTTTTATATTAGAACAGCAGACGTTACAGGAACTCTTGTAGAATTTTCCAGCGGTGCAGAGATGGTAATGCCTGGTGACAATATCAATATGACAGTAGAACTGATTTACCCTGTAGCCCTTGAAGAAGGGATGAGATTCGCTATAAGAGAGGGTGGAAGGACAGTAGGAGCCGGTGTTGTTACAGAAATAATTGAATAA
- the rplC gene encoding 50S ribosomal protein L3: MKSILGKKVAMTRIFKDDKAIPVTVIKAGPCVVVQKKTVETDGYNAIQIGFEEIPERKANKPLMGHFKKAQVQPMRYLREFRVDNVDDYEIGQKIDVSIFSEGEKIDLIGKSKGRGYSGVMKRWNFSGGEKTHGSKFHRDLGSTGNASYPSKVFKGKKMAGQYGNERVTIQNSEVVYIDVQNNLIAVKGGVPGARGGLVTIREAVKAKRPKMK, from the coding sequence ATGAAGAGTATTTTAGGTAAAAAAGTTGCAATGACACGAATTTTTAAAGACGATAAAGCCATCCCGGTGACAGTTATCAAAGCTGGACCATGTGTGGTAGTTCAAAAGAAAACCGTAGAAACAGATGGATATAACGCTATACAGATAGGTTTTGAAGAGATACCGGAAAGAAAAGCAAACAAACCATTGATGGGTCACTTCAAAAAGGCACAAGTGCAACCCATGAGATATTTAAGGGAATTTAGAGTAGACAATGTCGATGATTACGAAATCGGTCAAAAAATTGATGTATCAATTTTTTCTGAAGGAGAAAAGATTGATTTAATAGGTAAATCAAAAGGCCGAGGATACTCAGGAGTTATGAAAAGATGGAACTTTTCAGGGGGAGAGAAAACTCACGGTTCAAAATTTCATAGAGATCTAGGATCAACAGGAAATGCATCCTATCCTTCTAAGGTATTCAAAGGGAAAAAAATGGCTGGTCAATACGGAAATGAAAGGGTAACCATTCAAAACTCAGAGGTAGTTTACATTGATGTACAAAACAATCTAATAGCGGTCAAAGGTGGAGTCCCAGGAGCGAGGGGCGGATTAGTAACAATAAGAGAAGCCGTTAAGGCTAAACGCCCAAAAATGAAGTAA
- the rplV gene encoding 50S ribosomal protein L22, with protein MATNNVSRVQEDGRKVKRSVYHRLRKEKEAAEPIVEARAVTKYVRISPKKVRSMANSIRNKDISEALQILTFSPKKSARILYKTLMSAIANAENNFGLNAENLYVSEIMVNEGPRLKRLWPRSHGRADILQKRMSHIYITVRDKSADK; from the coding sequence ATGGCTACTAATAATGTTTCCAGAGTTCAAGAAGATGGTAGAAAAGTAAAAAGGTCTGTTTATCATAGATTGAGAAAAGAAAAAGAAGCTGCTGAACCAATTGTTGAAGCTAGGGCAGTTACAAAGTATGTAAGAATATCACCAAAAAAAGTTAGATCCATGGCCAACTCAATAAGAAATAAAGATATAAGTGAAGCACTTCAAATACTCACTTTCAGTCCAAAAAAATCAGCACGTATACTATACAAAACTTTGATGTCCGCGATAGCCAACGCCGAGAATAATTTTGGGTTGAACGCTGAAAATCTTTATGTTTCTGAAATAATGGTGAATGAAGGCCCTAGACTAAAAAGACTATGGCCAAGGTCTCATGGAAGAGCAGATATTCTTCAAAAAAGAATGAGCCATATTTATATAACCGTGAGAGACAAAAGTGCCGATAAATAA
- the rplD gene encoding 50S ribosomal protein L4 — MSQIDVYNIKNEKVGTLDIKDEIFNIDPNMDVLYRYVDMQLTNKRAGTASTKTRSEVRGGGRKPWPQKHLGRARAGSIRSPIFRHGGVAFGPKPREFHKDLNKKMKRLALKSALSVRYRENNLIVLDDVKFEKPRTKDVKNILTQFGMDGTKVLFLFPYKQEQYENFKLSARNLPKVKVIIADNPGQNKKNVDGLNVFDLINNEKIVLTKEMVNKIEEVIG; from the coding sequence ATGTCACAGATAGATGTATACAACATTAAAAATGAAAAAGTGGGAACGTTAGATATTAAAGATGAAATTTTTAATATCGACCCAAATATGGATGTACTATATAGATACGTGGATATGCAATTAACCAACAAAAGGGCAGGTACAGCTTCGACAAAAACTAGAAGTGAAGTCAGGGGAGGAGGCCGAAAACCGTGGCCTCAAAAGCATTTAGGTAGAGCAAGAGCCGGATCAATTAGATCTCCTATTTTCCGACACGGTGGAGTAGCTTTTGGACCAAAACCTAGGGAATTTCACAAAGATCTCAACAAAAAAATGAAAAGATTAGCATTAAAATCTGCATTGAGTGTCAGGTATAGAGAAAATAACTTAATTGTTTTGGATGATGTTAAATTTGAAAAACCTAGAACAAAAGATGTAAAAAATATTTTGACCCAATTTGGTATGGATGGTACAAAGGTCTTATTTTTATTTCCTTATAAGCAAGAACAATACGAAAACTTCAAATTGTCTGCAAGAAATTTACCAAAGGTGAAAGTAATTATTGCTGATAATCCTGGACAAAATAAAAAAAATGTGGATGGTTTGAATGTATTTGATTTAATAAACAATGAGAAAATTGTACTTACCAAAGAAATGGTGAATAAAATCGAGGAGGTGATCGGCTGA
- the rplX gene encoding 50S ribosomal protein L24, whose protein sequence is MYKIKRDDTVIVISGKDKGKRSKVLRVIPKDKKVIVDNVNVVKKHQRPTQKMREGGIIEQPSPIDISNVMLVCPNCDQKTRVGFKFLEDGSKVRYCKKCGEIVEKS, encoded by the coding sequence ATGTATAAAATAAAAAGAGATGACACTGTAATAGTAATTTCTGGAAAAGATAAAGGAAAAAGAAGCAAAGTTTTAAGGGTTATACCAAAGGATAAAAAAGTTATTGTAGATAATGTAAACGTCGTCAAGAAACATCAAAGGCCCACTCAAAAGATGAGGGAAGGGGGAATTATCGAGCAACCCAGTCCTATTGATATTTCAAACGTTATGTTAGTTTGTCCAAATTGTGATCAAAAAACAAGAGTGGGATTTAAATTTCTTGAAGATGGAAGTAAAGTAAGATATTGCAAAAAATGTGGTGAAATAGTAGAGAAGTCTTAA
- the rpsS gene encoding 30S ribosomal protein S19: MGRSLKKGPYVHPSLIKKIREMNEKGEKKVIKTWSRASMILPEMVGHTIAVHNGMKHIPVYITEQMIGHRLGEFSPTRRFGGHPDKKAVKGKLEKQG, translated from the coding sequence GTGGGAAGATCTTTAAAGAAAGGTCCATATGTTCATCCGAGTCTTATTAAAAAAATTAGAGAGATGAACGAAAAGGGTGAAAAAAAAGTCATTAAAACTTGGTCAAGAGCTTCAATGATCCTTCCAGAAATGGTTGGGCACACAATAGCAGTTCATAACGGAATGAAACACATACCGGTTTATATAACTGAACAAATGATCGGTCATAGATTAGGTGAATTTTCTCCAACCAGAAGGTTTGGAGGGCATCCGGACAAAAAAGCGGTTAAAGGAAAGTTAGAAAAGCAAGGTTGA
- the fusA gene encoding elongation factor G, with translation MKERLYPIEKIRNIGIVAHIDAGKTTTTERILFYAGTKHKLGNVDEGTTETDWMDQEKERGITITSAATSAFWKDHRINIIDTPGHVDFTVEVERSLRVLDGAVAVFDAQVGVEPQSETVWRQADRYRVPRIAFMNKMDKIGANFFNAIQTMKDKLGANPVALQVPIGSESDFEGVVDLLTMEALYWKDESGQTIERTSIPDDLIDFCESKREELIAAIAEVDEDIMELYIEEEEIPLAKLKEAIRKATIQNKIVPVFCGSAFKNKGIQPVLDGVIDYLPSPLDMPPVKAFDERTGEYVKDIHPSKDEDFFALAFKIMADPFIGKLTFARVYSGTLNKGSYVVNTTKNKTERVSRLVFLHADKREEVDYIRAGDIVGLIGLKDTSTGDTLSDKECNIVLEKLEFPEPVISVSIEPETKDDEAKLGKALNALTEEDPSLRSYVDHDTGETILSGMGELHLEIIIERIKREYKVNVKVGQPRVAYKETIKLPAEAEGKYIRQTGGRGQYGHVKLRIEPLPLNSEKEFEFVDKIVGGVIPKEYIPAIENGVKESMQDGVLLGYPMVAIKVEVFDGSYHEVDSSEMAFKIAASMAFKDAVKRAKPVLLEPVMKVDVTTPEEYMGDIIADLSSRRGRVESFENVGGTNTRIIHAHVPLSELFGYATVMRSLSQGRATSSIQFSHYEEVPEQVTQKLLSRE, from the coding sequence TTGAAAGAAAGATTATACCCCATAGAAAAAATAAGAAATATAGGAATAGTTGCGCATATAGATGCAGGGAAAACAACTACTACCGAAAGAATTTTGTTTTATGCGGGGACAAAACACAAATTAGGGAATGTTGATGAAGGTACAACTGAAACAGATTGGATGGATCAAGAAAAAGAGAGAGGGATTACCATAACCTCCGCTGCAACGTCCGCCTTTTGGAAGGATCATAGGATAAATATAATTGATACACCAGGCCACGTTGATTTTACGGTTGAGGTGGAAAGATCATTACGTGTTTTAGATGGGGCGGTTGCCGTTTTTGACGCTCAAGTTGGAGTTGAACCACAATCTGAAACTGTTTGGCGGCAAGCTGACAGGTACAGAGTGCCGAGAATTGCTTTTATGAATAAAATGGATAAAATAGGAGCGAATTTTTTTAACGCTATACAAACAATGAAAGATAAGTTGGGTGCGAATCCTGTTGCTTTGCAAGTTCCAATAGGTTCTGAGTCGGATTTTGAAGGTGTAGTTGATTTACTAACTATGGAAGCACTTTATTGGAAAGATGAAAGTGGCCAAACAATCGAAAGAACCAGTATTCCAGATGATTTAATAGATTTTTGTGAATCGAAGAGAGAAGAGTTAATTGCCGCAATTGCGGAGGTTGATGAAGATATAATGGAACTTTATATAGAAGAGGAAGAAATTCCCCTGGCTAAATTAAAAGAAGCGATAAGAAAAGCCACTATTCAAAACAAAATAGTACCTGTTTTTTGTGGAAGTGCTTTTAAAAACAAAGGTATACAACCCGTGTTGGATGGAGTTATCGATTATCTGCCGTCGCCATTAGATATGCCCCCTGTTAAGGCGTTTGATGAAAGGACGGGGGAATATGTAAAAGATATTCATCCTTCCAAAGACGAAGATTTTTTTGCGTTGGCTTTTAAAATAATGGCGGACCCTTTTATTGGTAAGTTGACTTTTGCTAGAGTTTATTCCGGTACTTTAAATAAGGGCAGCTACGTGGTCAATACAACTAAAAATAAGACAGAAAGGGTATCTAGACTTGTTTTTCTCCATGCTGACAAAAGGGAAGAAGTTGATTACATAAGGGCTGGAGACATTGTTGGATTAATTGGCTTAAAGGATACTTCTACAGGGGATACACTCTCAGATAAAGAATGTAATATAGTTCTAGAAAAACTTGAATTCCCAGAACCTGTTATTTCGGTCTCCATAGAACCTGAAACCAAAGATGATGAAGCAAAATTGGGTAAAGCCCTAAATGCATTAACAGAAGAAGACCCAAGTTTAAGAAGCTACGTCGACCACGATACTGGAGAAACCATATTATCTGGAATGGGAGAATTGCACTTAGAAATTATCATTGAGAGAATTAAAAGAGAATACAAGGTGAACGTTAAAGTAGGTCAGCCGCGTGTAGCATATAAAGAAACAATAAAACTTCCAGCCGAAGCTGAAGGTAAATATATAAGGCAAACTGGAGGTCGTGGGCAGTACGGACATGTTAAACTTAGAATTGAACCGCTGCCTTTGAATAGCGAAAAAGAATTCGAATTTGTTGATAAAATAGTGGGAGGAGTCATACCAAAAGAATATATACCAGCCATAGAGAATGGTGTTAAGGAAAGTATGCAAGATGGCGTCTTATTGGGATATCCAATGGTGGCTATTAAAGTGGAAGTTTTTGATGGTTCATACCATGAAGTTGACTCTTCAGAAATGGCCTTTAAAATAGCTGCATCTATGGCTTTTAAAGATGCAGTAAAGAGAGCCAAACCAGTTTTGTTAGAGCCTGTCATGAAAGTGGACGTTACAACTCCTGAAGAATACATGGGAGATATAATTGCCGATTTAAGCTCAAGAAGAGGAAGAGTAGAGAGTTTTGAAAACGTGGGAGGAACGAATACCAGAATAATACATGCCCATGTTCCATTATCAGAATTATTCGGATACGCCACAGTAATGAGATCTCTTTCGCAAGGAAGAGCAACCAGTTCGATTCAATTTTCTCATTATGAGGAGGTTCCGGAGCAAGTAACTCAAAAACTCTTAAGTAGAGAATAA
- the rplB gene encoding 50S ribosomal protein L2, with protein MALKQYKPVTPTRRYMTTSDFSELSKVKPEKSLLEPLKKTGGRNHYGRVTMRHRGGGHKRKYRIIDFKRNKENIPAKVASIEYDPNRSARIALLVYADGEKRYILSPKGLKVGETVMSGANAEIKVGNCLPLENIPLGTLVHNIEFEPGRGGKIAKSAGTYAQLMAKEGKYALLKMPSGELRRVRLSCMATIGVVSNEEHSNEVYGKAGKTRWLGRRPKVRGMVQNPVDHPMGGGEGRSKGHIPKSPWGTPAKGYKTRRGKKQSDKFIVRRRVK; from the coding sequence ATGGCGTTAAAACAATACAAACCCGTAACACCAACGCGAAGATATATGACGACTTCTGATTTTTCCGAATTATCAAAAGTCAAACCCGAAAAAAGTTTGTTGGAACCTTTGAAAAAAACTGGAGGAAGGAACCATTACGGTCGAGTTACAATGAGGCATCGTGGTGGTGGACATAAAAGAAAATACAGAATAATCGACTTTAAAAGGAATAAAGAGAATATTCCTGCAAAAGTTGCTTCAATAGAATACGACCCCAACAGAAGTGCAAGGATAGCTTTATTGGTATACGCCGATGGGGAAAAAAGGTATATATTATCTCCCAAAGGATTAAAAGTTGGAGAAACTGTAATGAGTGGTGCAAATGCTGAAATCAAAGTTGGCAACTGCTTACCTTTGGAGAACATTCCTTTGGGTACACTTGTGCACAACATAGAATTTGAACCAGGCAGAGGTGGAAAAATAGCAAAATCTGCAGGGACCTATGCTCAGTTAATGGCTAAAGAAGGTAAATATGCACTTTTAAAAATGCCTTCTGGAGAATTGAGAAGGGTTCGTTTGAGTTGTATGGCTACCATCGGTGTAGTAAGCAACGAAGAACACTCCAATGAAGTTTACGGTAAAGCAGGAAAAACTAGATGGTTAGGAAGAAGGCCTAAAGTAAGAGGTATGGTACAAAATCCAGTAGACCATCCAATGGGTGGTGGAGAAGGAAGGAGCAAAGGTCACATTCCTAAATCCCCATGGGGGACCCCTGCTAAAGGATATAAAACAAGAAGAGGAAAAAAACAATCCGATAAATTTATTGTAAGAAGAAGGGTAAAGTAG
- the rpsG gene encoding 30S ribosomal protein S7, which produces MRRRTAEKRNIVPDPVYGDILLSKFINRLMYDGKKSLAQKIVYSSLERLAEATKEDPIEAFHKAIDNVKPVVEVRSRRVGGSTYQVPFEVPENRATSLAIRWIVTSAQSKKGRDMISKLSQELIDAYNNTGPAVKKKEDVHRMAEANRAFAHFRW; this is translated from the coding sequence ATGAGAAGAAGAACTGCTGAGAAAAGAAACATAGTTCCAGATCCCGTTTACGGAGATATTTTACTTTCTAAATTTATAAACAGGTTAATGTATGATGGGAAAAAATCTTTAGCTCAAAAAATAGTGTATTCTTCTTTGGAAAGATTGGCTGAAGCAACAAAAGAAGATCCAATAGAGGCTTTTCATAAAGCGATAGATAATGTTAAACCTGTGGTAGAAGTAAGATCAAGAAGGGTTGGGGGTTCAACATATCAAGTACCTTTTGAAGTACCTGAAAACAGAGCCACATCTTTAGCTATAAGATGGATAGTTACTTCTGCACAATCAAAAAAAGGAAGAGATATGATTAGTAAATTATCTCAAGAACTGATAGACGCGTACAACAATACGGGACCTGCCGTAAAAAAGAAAGAAGACGTTCACAGGATGGCTGAAGCGAATAGAGCTTTTGCACATTTCAGATGGTAG
- the rplW gene encoding 50S ribosomal protein L23, whose product MELQKAYDIITRPILTEKTYSLMQERKYTFEVAKDATKPEIKEAIETIFKVKVEKVYVMNMKPKPKRLGRSEGYTRGWKKAIVKLGEGYVIRELQGSL is encoded by the coding sequence ATGGAGCTTCAAAAAGCGTACGATATTATTACTAGGCCGATCTTAACAGAAAAAACTTATTCTCTCATGCAAGAACGAAAATATACATTTGAAGTTGCGAAAGATGCTACCAAACCAGAAATAAAGGAAGCCATCGAAACAATATTCAAAGTCAAAGTAGAGAAAGTGTACGTAATGAATATGAAGCCGAAACCGAAAAGATTAGGAAGAAGTGAAGGATATACAAGAGGATGGAAAAAAGCAATAGTTAAATTAGGAGAAGGTTACGTAATTAGAGAATTGCAAGGCAGTTTGTAA
- the rplN gene encoding 50S ribosomal protein L14 has product MVQLESKVRVADNSGAKVLRVIKVLGGFHKSKGTVGDTVVCSVREAIPHTDLKKGQVVQAVIVRTKKEIKRKDGTYIRFDDNAAVLVDKNKLPLGTRVFGPVAREVREKGYAKIASLAKEVW; this is encoded by the coding sequence ATGGTACAACTAGAGAGTAAAGTTAGAGTCGCTGATAACTCTGGAGCAAAAGTTTTAAGAGTTATTAAAGTACTCGGAGGATTTCATAAATCAAAAGGAACCGTTGGAGACACCGTTGTTTGCTCCGTTAGGGAAGCCATACCTCACACAGATTTGAAAAAAGGTCAAGTAGTTCAAGCCGTTATTGTCAGAACGAAAAAAGAGATAAAAAGGAAAGATGGAACCTATATTAGATTTGATGACAATGCTGCAGTACTAGTTGATAAAAATAAATTACCTTTAGGGACGAGGGTTTTTGGCCCAGTAGCCAGAGAAGTGCGGGAAAAAGGCTATGCGAAAATAGCATCGTTAGCAAAAGAAGTTTGGTGA
- the rpsL gene encoding 30S ribosomal protein S12, translating into MPTINQLIRYGRKSVKKKTKSPALRGNPQKRGVCVRVSTMTPKKPNSALRKIARVKLSNGIEVTCYIPGEGHNLQEHSNVLVRGGRVKDLPGVRYKIIRGALDAAGVEGRKQSRSKYGTKKPKA; encoded by the coding sequence GTGCCAACGATTAATCAATTAATAAGATATGGAAGAAAATCTGTAAAGAAAAAGACCAAATCTCCTGCATTACGAGGTAACCCTCAAAAACGAGGTGTTTGTGTAAGGGTATCAACTATGACCCCGAAAAAACCTAATTCAGCTTTAAGAAAGATTGCAAGGGTTAAACTATCGAATGGAATTGAAGTAACTTGTTATATACCTGGAGAAGGTCATAACCTACAAGAACATTCTAACGTTTTGGTAAGAGGTGGAAGGGTAAAAGATTTACCTGGTGTAAGGTATAAGATAATCAGAGGAGCTTTGGATGCTGCTGGAGTTGAAGGTAGAAAACAAAGTAGAAGTAAATATGGTACCAAAAAACCAAAGGCTTAA
- the rplP gene encoding 50S ribosomal protein L16 gives MLMPKRVKYRKQQRGTVKGMTKGASLVHFGDWGLKAMESSWITAQQIEACRLSMVRTLKRTGNIWINVFPDKPVTSKGIGTRQGKGKGDVEGWVAVVKKGRVMFEIGGVDEATAKRALEYAASKLPIRTKIVQRYEIGGEL, from the coding sequence ATGTTAATGCCTAAAAGAGTGAAATACAGAAAACAACAACGCGGAACAGTCAAAGGAATGACAAAAGGTGCTAGTTTGGTACATTTTGGTGACTGGGGATTAAAAGCGATGGAAAGTTCATGGATAACCGCTCAACAGATAGAAGCATGTAGGTTATCTATGGTTAGAACCTTAAAAAGAACAGGAAATATTTGGATTAACGTTTTTCCAGATAAACCAGTAACTTCCAAAGGTATTGGAACAAGGCAAGGAAAAGGTAAAGGTGATGTAGAAGGTTGGGTAGCGGTTGTAAAGAAGGGAAGGGTAATGTTTGAGATAGGTGGAGTCGATGAAGCAACTGCCAAAAGGGCCTTAGAGTATGCCGCCTCCAAGCTACCGATAAGGACTAAGATAGTTCAAAGATATGAAATAGGAGGGGAGCTCTGA
- the rpsC gene encoding 30S ribosomal protein S3 produces MGSKVHPNGFRLGNNKNWKSVWFNEKNYSDYLHEDEKIRNYLKSNYEAAGISDILIERPSDSLIRIDIYGARLGILIGRKGSEIKKIRDDLKNIVGDKNVKVYAQEVKNPYVDAQLIAEDVSGQLQRRVSHKVAMKRAISNAMRRGAKGVKIMVSGRLGGAEIARTEWYMEGRLPLQTLRSNIDYAIVHSQTKYGTIGIKVWVYHGDTIIQ; encoded by the coding sequence GTGGGATCAAAAGTGCATCCAAACGGCTTCAGGCTTGGAAACAATAAAAATTGGAAATCTGTATGGTTTAACGAAAAGAATTATTCTGATTATTTACATGAAGATGAAAAGATAAGAAATTATCTAAAATCAAATTACGAAGCTGCCGGAATTTCAGATATATTAATTGAAAGACCCAGCGATTCGTTAATAAGAATAGATATCTATGGTGCAAGACTAGGGATTTTGATCGGACGAAAAGGTTCAGAGATAAAAAAAATTAGAGATGATTTGAAAAACATAGTGGGCGATAAAAATGTTAAGGTCTACGCTCAAGAAGTAAAAAATCCTTACGTTGATGCTCAACTCATAGCTGAAGATGTATCGGGTCAACTTCAAAGAAGGGTTTCGCACAAAGTTGCCATGAAAAGAGCTATAAGCAACGCCATGAGAAGAGGCGCTAAAGGCGTGAAAATTATGGTTTCTGGCAGGCTTGGTGGTGCTGAAATAGCAAGAACAGAATGGTATATGGAAGGAAGATTACCTCTTCAAACCTTAAGATCAAACATAGATTACGCTATCGTTCATTCTCAAACTAAATACGGCACCATAGGAATAAAGGTATGGGTCTATCATGGAGATACGATAATTCAATAA
- the rpsQ gene encoding 30S ribosomal protein S17, whose translation MSKKIITGKVVSNAMDKTITVETDRLTKHPKYHKFVKKTRRYHAHDENNECEIGDIVEIEESRKLSKTKAFVLKRIVRKNILSEEVETPESVEEEVQEAFGGEVDGTTRE comes from the coding sequence ATGTCTAAAAAGATAATAACGGGAAAAGTTGTCAGCAATGCGATGGACAAAACGATAACGGTAGAAACAGACAGACTTACCAAACATCCCAAATACCACAAATTTGTTAAAAAAACCAGAAGATACCATGCACATGACGAAAATAACGAATGTGAGATCGGTGATATTGTTGAAATAGAAGAATCTAGAAAGCTTTCCAAAACAAAGGCTTTTGTTTTAAAAAGAATTGTGAGAAAAAATATTTTATCGGAAGAAGTTGAAACACCCGAGTCAGTTGAAGAAGAAGTACAAGAAGCCTTTGGAGGTGAGGTTGATGGTACAACTAGAGAGTAA